The nucleotide sequence atataatagtgctggagtgttataagaggagcggctgatatcagtcacatatgatgtaatgtctctggaggatataatagtactggagtgttataagaggagcggctgatatcagtcacacatatgatgtaatgtctctggaggatataatagtgctggagtgttataagaggagcggctgatatcagtcacacatatgatgtaatgtttctggaggatataatagtgttggagtgatataagaggagcagctgatatcagtcacatatgatgcaaagtctctggaggatataatagtgctggagtgttataagaggagcggctgatataagtcccacatatgatgtaatgtctggaggatataatagtgctggagtgttataagaggagcggctgatatcagtcacatatgatgtaatgtctctggaggatataatagtactggagtgatataagaggagcggctgatatcagtcacatatgatgtaatgtctctggaggatataatagtactggagtgatataagaggagcggctgatatcagtcccacatatgatgtaatgtctctggaggatatagtagtactggagtgatataagaggagcggctgatatcagtcacatatgatgtaatgtctctggaggatataatagtactggagtgttataagaggagcggctgatatcagtcacatatgatgtaatgtctctggaggatataatagtactggagtgatataagaggagcggctgatctcagtcacatatatgatgtaatgtctctggagaatataatagtactggagtgttataagaggagcggctgatatcagtcacatatgatgtaatgtctctggaggatataatagtactggagtgatataagaggagcggctgatatcagtcacatatgatgtaatgtctctggaggatataatagtgctggagtgatataagaggagcggctgatatcagtcacacatatgatgtaatgtctctggaggatataatagtgctggagtgttataagaggagcggctgatatcagtcacatatgatataatgtctctggaggatataatagtactggagtgatataagaggagcagctgatatcagtcacacatatgatgtaatttctctggaggatataatagtgctggagtgttataagaggagcggctgatatcagtcacacatatgatgtaatgtctctggaggatataataatgctggagtgatataagaggagcggctgatatcagtcacacatatgatgtaatgtctctggaggatataatagtactggagtgttataagaggagcggttgatatcagtcacacatatgatgtaatgtctctggaggatataatagtactggagtgttataagaggagcggctgatatcagtcacacatatgatgtaatgtctctggaggatataatagtgctggagtgatataagaggagcggctgatatcagtcacacatatgatgtaatgtctctggaggatataatagtactggagtgttataagaggagcggctgatatcagtcacacatatgatgtaatgtctctggaggatataatagtactggagtgatataagaggagcggctgatatcagttacacatatgatgtaatgtctctgggggatataatagtgctggagtgatataagaggagcggctgatatcagtcacatatgatgtaatgtctctggaggatataatagtactggagtgatataagaggagcgactgatatcagtcacatatgatgtaatgtctctggaggatataatagtactggagtgatataagaggagcagctgatatcagtcacaaatatgatgtaatgtctctggaggatataatagtgctggagtgatataagaggagcggctgatatcagtcacatatgatgtaatgtctctggaggatataatagtactggagtgatataagaggagcggctgatatcagtcacacatatgatgtaatgtctctggaggatataatagtgctggagtgatataagaggagcggctgatatcagtcacatatgatgtaatgtctctggaggatataatagtactggagtgatataagaggagcggctgatatcagtcacacatatgatgtaatgtctctggaggatataatagtactggagtgatataagaggagcggctgatatcagtcacacatatgatgtaatgtctctggaggatataatagtgctggagtgttataagaggagcggctgatatcagtcacatatgatgtaatgtctctgggggatataatagtactggagtgttataagaggagcggctgatatcagtcacacatatgatgtaatgtctctggaggatataatagtgctggagtgtaataagaggagcggctgatatcagtcacatatgatgtaatgtctctggaggatataatagtaccggagtgttataagaggagcggctgatatcagtcacacatgatgtaatgtctctggaggatataatagtgctggagtgttataagaggagcggctgatatcagtcatatatgatgtaatgtctctggaggatataatagtactggagtgatataagaggagcggctgatatcagtcacacatatgatgtaatgtctctggaggatataatagtactggagtgatataagaggagcggctgatatcagtcacatatgatgtaatgtctctggaggatataatagtactggagtgttataagaggagcggctgatatcagtcacactaagggcatgaccacacgtggcggatttcctccgcaactgtccgcatcaatgccgcacagaatctgcgttgcagattctgctgcggatctgcacaaaatgtgccgaaaattgatgcggactggccgctgcggactgcaggaaaagtgcttcccttctccctattcagtgcaggatagagagaagggacagcactttccctagtgaaagtcaaagaaattcatacttaccgcccgttgtcttggtgacgcgtccctctttcggcatccagcccgacctccctggatgacgctccagtccatgtgaccgctgcagcctgtgcttggcctgtgattggctgcagccgtcaattagactgaaacgtcatcctgggaggccggactggagacagacgcagggagttctcggtaagtatgaacttatctatttttttaccgatacatgtatattgggatcggtagtcactgtcccgggtgcagaaacagttactgccgatcgcttaactctttcagcaccctggacagtgactatttacagacgtctcctagcaacgctcccgtcattacgggagccccattgacttcctcagtctggctgtagacctagaaatacataggtccagccagaatgaagaaatgtcatggtagtaaaaacaatacgctccgcagcacacataagatctgcggacttcattgcggaattttgactctccattgaagtcaatggagaaattccgccatgagtccgccactgctccgcaacagacagagcatgctgcggacaccaaattccgctccgcagcctatgctccgcagcggaattttacgcctagtctaaacgaacactgctaaattaaagtgtaagtcaatggacaaacggcaccgctgcggattaacgctgcggagtgtccgcagcggaatttcagtgaaattccgccacgtgtgaacccgcccatatgatgtaatgtctctggaggatataatagtactggagtgttataagaggagcggctgatatcagtcacacatatgatgtaatgtctctggaggatataatagtactggagtgatataagaggagaggctgatatcagtcacacatatgatgtaatgtctctggaggatataatagtgctggagtgatataagaggagcggctgatatcagtcacatatgatgtaatgtctctggaggatataatagtgctggagtgttataagaggagcggctgatatcagtcacacatgatgtaatgtctctggagcatataatagtactggagtgttataagaggagcggctgatatcagtcacatatgatgtaatgtctctggaggatatagtagtactggagtgatataagaggagcggctgatatcagtcacatatgatgtaatgtctctggaggatataatagtactggagtgatataagaggagcggctgatatcagtcacatatgatgtaatgtctctggaggatataatagtactggagtgatataagaggagcggctgatatcagtcacacatatgatgtaatgtctctggaggatataatagtactggagtgatataagaggagcggctgatatcagtcacacatatgatgtaatgtctctggaggatataatagtgctggagtgatataagaggagcggctgatatcagtcacacatatgatgtaatgtctctggaggatataatagtgctggagtgttataagaggagcggctgatatcagtcacacatatgatgtaatgtctctggaggatataatagtgctggagtgttataagaggagcggctgatatcagtcacacatgatgtaatgtctctggagcatataatagtactggagtgttataagaggagcggctgatatcagtcacatatgatgtaatgtctctggaggatatagtagtactggagtgatataagaggagcggctgatatcagtcacatatgatgtaatgtctctggaggatataatagtactggagtgatataagaggagcggctgatatcagtcacacatatgatgtaatgtctctggaggatataatagtactggagtgatataaggggagcggctgatatcagtcacatatgatgtaatgtctctggaggatataatagtgctggagtgatataagaggagcggctgatatcagtcacacatatgatgtaatgtctctggaggatataatagtgctggagtgatataagaggagcggctgatatcagtcacacatatgatgtaatgtctctggaggatataatagtgctggagtgatataagaggagcggctgatatcagtcacacatatgatgtaatgtctctggaggatataatagtgctggagtgttataagaggagcggctgatatcagtcacatatgatgtaatgtctctggaggatataatagtgctggagagttataagaggagcggctgatatcagtcacatatgatgtaatgtctctggaggatataatagtactggagtgttataagaggagcggctgatatcagtcacatatgatgtaatgtctctggaggatataatagtactggagtgatataatagtgctggagtgttataagaggagcggctgatatcagtcacacatatgatgtaatgtctctggaggatataatagtgctggagtgatataagaggagcggctgatatcagtcacacatatgatgtaatgtccctggaggatataatagtactggagataTGTAATATGTATTAGGGATTATGGGGGGAGATTTCTGCCCCTCCTGTCACTTATTCTATCTAAGAACACAGCAGATAGCTTCTACCCAGCATTAAATGGTTGATAACACAGAGCAAAAGACTGTAttgacctgtcctacagtcatcctctcctcagcctgaaatggctgataacagagaacaatagattgttttCACCTATTTTACAGTCAGCCTCTCCCAAGTTgggaatggctgataacagggagcaacagATATTCAACTACATAGCAAATGGGGAGAAGATAGAAAACAGGTCACCAATGAAGTCACTGATCAGTGATAAGACATCTAGTGACGACCTTCAGAAGGGTTGACGTCTTACCTGCAGAACGCTCCGGTGTTCTCCACAATGTAGCACTGGCCTCCATTGTAACAGTAGGTTGGGTAGATGTCACACAGTGACTTGCACGAGTTGTTGCGTCTCACATATCCGTTCCTGCACTCTGTGCCGTTTTCGTGGGTCCCTGACCAGGTGTGCGTCAGTTCTCTAATAATGTCAGGATAGAACTTGGGTGGGAGTTCTTCATGGAAGAAGACATCTTGTCTGCCAGTCGGCTCTGTATCGACCACCGTAGTCTGTATCTTTGGAGTTAAGGTAGCGGTCTTAGGGATGTCACCAACTCCCCTAGCAGTGATatcatcgtcatcatcaactTCCTCAATATCGTCATCCTCATCGTCATCCTCGATCCCCACGTCTTCATAACCATCTGCATAAGAAGAAGGAGTGGAGTAAAAGTAGTTGTCATCAAAGGGTGGGAAGTCCTCATACTGGACTGTCTTGAGCCAAGGGGAAAGTTTATCCTGAATGGACTTGGTAGAGTCCCCACCAGCAAGGGGTGACCCAGGAAAGTGAGGAAACCTCCAGTGGTCCTCTATATCAGAGCGCTCATTGTAATCTATGTCTGGGAGGTCAGACGGGGGCTCGGAGGGTTTCAGTGGACCCTTATGTGGGATGCTAGTAGAAGATAACTCTTCTTGGGGTTTTTCAGTGACCAGAGTCATGCCCCCCTGGGCCCCCTGGACTGTAGATGTTTTCTCCAAAGCAGGTCCCTGAGATTTCCCTGCCTTAAAACTGACCTCTGACATGTTGGGGCTACGAGGATCAGTACCTGAAGAAGAAGGAGGCTGAAGGACAGTTTCTCTGGACACCTGTAGGAGATGGTCGATTTCTGCTGAGTCTGGGCTGATGGCTTTTTCCGTAGATGGGATGAGTGGTGTGATGTTGCTGGTAGAAGATGTCTGGGATGGAGTAGAAGTTTCCATGTCTAGAAAGTCACGTAAATCCATTTCAGATCCAGACCGTGTGACTTGGCTCGAAGGACTTTTGACATGAGGGTCACCACTTCCAGAATCTTCTTGGCTTTCTGTCACAGAAGGTCTATCACCTTTGACCGCACTCTTTCTAAAGTCCAAGTCAATTGTTTCTTGGCCAACAGGCCACACCAAGCTGGTCACAGACTCCACATGGTCAACACTATGCTCAGACAGCAATGACCTTGAGGGAGGTTTCTCGTTGTACGTTTTCCCACCACAACCGACACAAGCCAACGACTCATTGTTCTCTTCCTTGATTCCAGCCGAATGATTATTCATTGAACTCTCCATAGAAAAGACTGCCTTGGCTTGGCCAGTAGGACCCTCTGAAGATACCGGACCTTCCGTAGAGGCCACAGATTGAGCTGGTAGCTTTTTTGGAGACTTTTTGAACTTTCTGGATCCCCATGATTTATGGTCTATGAATGAGTCTTCGCCACCAGAGCGGAGTATCCGAGCAGATGCCTTCTCCACGTCTAACACTCCTTTCTGAAGAAGAGAATGAAGAATTCCAGCAACCGATTCCTTATTGGAGTTTTTCTCCTCGACGTTGAGGCTCAAGGTTCCGTTTTTTCGATCTGTCTCGTTGGTAGaagtgtgataaaaaaaaaaaaaagagaaaaaacaaatcaGAAATGTTAGTGaacgaggaagggggggggggtctaatcaCGTCACTAGGAAGGAGTCTGGAAACATTTAGGGTACTCCCAATCCTTGACGCCCCATCACCCTGGAGAAGACATTTCTCTACAAACAAATTTTTtgaggaataaaaataaaataaataaaaatcagcaAAAGTGAAATCTAAAGGGTCGTTTTAGTCAGAAGTCATATTGTAAGGAATTTTTAAATTTAGGTCATGTGATTTCCTCTGTATGCTAATCTAATGAGACTAAATGAACATGGCTCTACTTAAAGGGACAGTGACCGGATTTCTCGTGCATCTGTGTTGTAGGCAGGAGTGATTACTTCTCCTTTCACTCCAGTGCTCTGATACaagggcaaaataaaaaaatcttgtgtGGAATGGGAACTACATAGTTAATGGGGGGATGGGAACTTATCGCTCTTATCTGGAGAGACCGTGAGAAAATGGCGGTTCTTCATGCAGTTCCCCATTGATTTTGTGATCCAATCAGACACAGAACAGCTTTGGGGTCCAATAGTTCCGGTACCCATAAGTATATATGATGCTGAACTATAGGTAGCGCTGTGAGCCATCGTATATAACATTACAGCGGGGAAAACAATGTGCAGATAGTTTCTGTGAGGGCATATATGTATCGTTACACGTATGTATCtatgtgtatgtatctatgtgtatgtatctatgtgtatgtatctatgtgtatgtatctatgtgtatgtatctatgtgtatgtatctatgtgtatgtatctatgtgtatgtatctatgtgtatgtatctatgtgtatgtatctatgtgtatgtatctatgtgtatgtatctatgtgtatgtatctatgtgtatgtatgtgtgcatttaTGTATCTACGTATGTGTTTGATATGTATGTAAATGTCTGTGTATTCTGCACGTATCTGCGTGTCTAAATATGTATAGGTGTACATATATGAATGTGTGTATCCATGTATGTGCTCTTTATGTACATCTGTATGTGTTCATGTATGttgatgtgtgtatttgtgtgttttcttTATACGTAAATGTGTATGTgcatgttctatctatctatctatctatctatctatctatctatctatctatctatctatctatctatctatctatctatcctcatatctatctatctatctatctatctatctatctatctatctatctatctatctatctatctatctatctatctatctatctatctatctatctatctatctatcctcatatctatctatctatctatctatctatctatctatctatctatctatctatctatctatctatctatctatctatctatctatctatctatctatctatctatctatatgattgtatgtctgcatgtatgtattgtctatgtatgtatgtacgtatgtggtgtgtgtgtgtgtgtgtgcacacacacacgtacgtgtTTGGATGTGTTTCCACGTACCGATCATGGTCCATGTATATTGATGTGTATATGTGCTGTCTGTACATACATGTAACTGTGTGTATCTGCGTTATTTATGTATATCtggatgtgtgtgatgtgtgtgtgtgtgtgtgtgtgtgtgtgtgtgtgtgtgtgtgtgtgtgtgtgtgtgtgtatatccatgTATCTTGATAgatgtatatctatatatctgtTACTTTGGGGCCCCATGATTCGGATAGAACTGAAGTGATATTATGAAGTGAGGTTATTCTTCTCCTCTACTTCCTTTCCTTCTATTCTCCAAGGATTCTAGAAAATGTCGACATTATAGAAGACCTCATAATAAGTAACATCTCAGGGTCAAGAGCTTTACAAAGTATCCAGCGACGACGTAACCGCTACAAAGTATCACACAAGAACGGACATCACTGAGGAGCCTCCAGCCTGTATTCTCCTCAATGGCTGTTCTGCCTCCGTGGATCAGGGGTTCatcagatccacacatcttatactaGATTAAAACGGGACCAGTGACCGCCAATGTGACCGGTGACCGCCAATGTGACCGCCAATGTGACCAGTGACCGCCAATGGGACCGCCAATGTGACCGGTGACCACCAATGGGACCGGTGACCGCCAATGGGACCGGTGAGCGCCAATGCGACCGGTGAGCGCCAATGCGACCGGTGAGCGCCAATGCGACCGGTGAGCGCCAATGCGACCGGTGACGCCCAATATGACCGGTGACGCCCAATATGACCGGTGACGCCCAATATGACCAGTGACGCCCAATATGACCAGTGACGCCCAATATGACCAGTGACGCCCAATATGACCAGTGACGCCCAATATGaccagtgaccaccaatatgaccagtgaccaccaatatgaccagtgaccaccaatatgattGCTCCCTCAGAGAATATCAAACTCCTGACCTGTCATAATATTGTACAATTAAAAGACATCTGCACCTGGTAATTATTTTCTACATGACGTTATCTTCAAGGTCTGTGGACAATGAACACATCAAAAAGGAAGGTCAATTCTACAGTAGAAATTCCAATAATCCGCACCACAAGGTAGAACAAGGGTCGGGGGTGGGGGGCTTCAAAACCAGTAACAACCTCGATGAGTGAATATCGTGGAGTCCGGTGTGATTTACACGCTCCTATGTGGCAGTGATGGAGCAGACCTACCAATTTGTAGGATTtttggggacaatgtaatattcatgatacatgatcatTGATGGCGTCCGCGGTGCGTGAACTTCTCCTTTAATGGGGATTTACATGCGGAATGAGGAGAAACCTCGAGACACTCTGCAGATCTGGTGGAATTCTCATCAATCTCCAGCCCCCCTCATGGAAGCCAGGACCCCCGGCCACCAAAGAACCAGGGCGGACGAACCATATGCGACCTGTGCAGCTGCCTAGGGCCAGGCAGGTAAGGGGGCCTTTTCTACCTTAAAAGCAGCAAAGACATCGCTCACAACTATAGGAGAGACATAAGGGGGTACCCTATGATAAGGGGCTTCTCTATGATTTGAGTAACAACGGGTCCTCTGCTGCTTATATCCGCACCTGCAAGGAACCCACAACCTACATGGACTCGGTTGCCCCAAATCAAGTCTTGTAGCCCGTGGTTGGATGAGGAGTTGGACGCCTTTCCTCGTTTGTCATGGTCACCCATTCTACTTGGCTGCACAGCGCAGAATATATTTGTCGCTCACATAAACTGGGTGACACGGTCCTGCAGCCGCTGTGTACGCCGCATGGCCCAGCGCTCCTCGCACCAATAAAACATAATTGGGCGTATAAGCTATTCAGGGCACGTGTCACCACCTATACATCAGTGACCACGTGATGTACCCTGTCTGCCTAGTTACTGGGGTCTGCACTGCCCCCCAGGACTGGAGCTCATCCCCCTCCCCTGTCTGGATTAGGATGTTCTATGGAAAATTAGCTTCATGATCCAAACCGATCGCAGACGAGGGGGGACTAGGGAGGGGAGAGGGGGGACTAGGGAGGGGAGAGGGCTGACGACCCAATTTCCATATCTATTTCCCTGCTGCATCAATCCATACGGCGGAATGAGAAAAATATGTGCGGGATACGAATTGTGGGTCCATCTGGTGCCCCCGCCGCCTGGAGGTCTCATGCTGCCATTTCTGCCATCTTTCCACTGTCtggagctctttaaccccttccatccCACGTGAGCCCGTGCATGCTACAGTAATCTGGAGACTAGAGCCGTGTTGCTAGGGGCTGGTGGAAAGATAGGGAGTGATCGCTGCGATCAGTCTAACTACACTACACCCCCCACCATCACTATGCCCACATCCAGGATAGAGCTGGCGGCAGCATGGACGACCACTAGAGCAACAGCACATCACCAAAAATATGTGCCCCCTCCAACTGTCCGGGCTGCAGCACCTTGACCCCATAGAGCTCCATCGATCCTCGCAGTGCCCGCCATGTACCGTGCAGCCCACAGGTGAAGATCTGCAGGTGCCCCCAGTCTAAGTCTATGGTCACCTACCTCCTGCGGTGCCCGCGCTGCACTGGATGAGTAGGGAGCAGAGCAGAGGGACCAGGCTCCAGCACTGCAGCCAGGACTCCATTGTCCACTATTGCTGTAGAATCACTGAGCTCCTGGGTGTCTGCTGAAGGGGGTCAGAGGGGGTTCAGCCCCAAATCTCCTGCATGGCCGCTCGACTCTGAGCAGGGACAAGCTGGGGGGACATGCTGGAGATCCCAGTCCTGAGCTGCAGCTCGGAGCTcaatgctgctgctactgctgctgatgGAGGGGGAGGGGATGGATGGAGGGGAGGGGGCTGCTGGGTGCAGGGGGGCTGTGGACCACTTTAT is from Rhinoderma darwinii isolate aRhiDar2 chromosome 5, aRhiDar2.hap1, whole genome shotgun sequence and encodes:
- the CSPG5 gene encoding chondroitin sulfate proteoglycan 5 isoform X2, which gives rise to MESWLQCWSLVPLLCSLLIQCSAGTAGDRKNGTLSLNVEEKNSNKESVAGILHSLLQKGVLDVEKASARILRSGGEDSFIDHKSWGSRKFKKSPKKLPAQSVASTEGPVSSEGPTGQAKAVFSMESSMNNHSAGIKEENNESLACVGCGGKTYNEKPPSRSLLSEHSVDHVESVTSLVWPVGQETIDLDFRKSAVKGDRPSVTESQEDSGSGDPHVKSPSSQVTRSGSEMDLRDFLDMETSTPSQTSSTSNITPLIPSTEKAISPDSAEIDHLLQVSRETVLQPPSSSGTDPRSPNMSEVSFKAGKSQGPALEKTSTVQGAQGGMTLVTEKPQEELSSTSIPHKGPLKPSEPPSDLPDIDYNERSDIEDHWRFPHFPGSPLAGGDSTKSIQDKLSPWLKTVQYEDFPPFDDNYFYSTPSSYADGYEDVGIEDDDEDDDIEEVDDDDDITARGVGDIPKTATLTPKIQTTVVDTEPTGRQDVFFHEELPPKFYPDIIRELTHTWSGTHENGTECRNGYVRRNNSCKSLCDIYPTYCYNGGQCYIVENTGAFCRCNTQDYIWHKGLRCESIITDFQVMCVAVGTAALVVLLLFMMTVFFAKKLYLLKTENYKLRKRKYRTPSELHNDNFSLSTIAEGSHPNVRKLCDTPSKLSPHVRAMAYYDNVICQEDPNAPQKMQDLPKACLKDEEPFNIQNSLSPKHESGKGDPDIVDVNCVLNNLT
- the CSPG5 gene encoding chondroitin sulfate proteoglycan 5 isoform X3 yields the protein MESWLQCWSLVPLLCSLLIQCSAGTAGDRKNGTLSLNVEEKNSNKESVAGILHSLLQKGVLDVEKASARILRSGGEDSFIDHKSWGSRKFKKSPKKLPAQSVASTEGPVSSEGPTGQAKAVFSMESSMNNHSAGIKEENNESLACVGCGGKTYNEKPPSRSLLSEHSVDHVESVTSLVWPVGQETIDLDFRKSAVKGDRPSVTESQEDSGSGDPHVKSPSSQVTRSGSEMDLRDFLDMETSTPSQTSSTSNITPLIPSTEKAISPDSAEIDHLLQVSRETVLQPPSSSGTDPRSPNMSEVSFKAGKSQGPALEKTSTVQGAQGGMTLVTEKPQEELSSTSIPHKGPLKPSEPPSDLPDIDYNERSDIEDHWRFPHFPGSPLAGGDSTKSIQDKLSPWLKTVQYEDFPPFDDNYFYSTPSSYADGYEDVGIEDDDEDDDIEEVDDDDDITARGVGDIPKTATLTPKIQTTVVDTEPTGRQDVFFHEELPPKFYPDIIRELTHTWSGTHENGTECRNGYVRRNNSCKSLCDIYPTYCYNGGQCYIVENTGAFCRCNTQDYIWHKGLRCESIITDFQVMCVAVGTAALVVLLLFMMTVFFAKKLYLLKTENYKLRKRNRYRTPSELHNDNFSLSTIAEGSHPNEDPNAPQKMQDLPKACLKDEEPFNIQNSLSPKHESGKGDPDIVDVNCVLNNLT
- the CSPG5 gene encoding chondroitin sulfate proteoglycan 5 isoform X1, which encodes MESWLQCWSLVPLLCSLLIQCSAGTAGDRKNGTLSLNVEEKNSNKESVAGILHSLLQKGVLDVEKASARILRSGGEDSFIDHKSWGSRKFKKSPKKLPAQSVASTEGPVSSEGPTGQAKAVFSMESSMNNHSAGIKEENNESLACVGCGGKTYNEKPPSRSLLSEHSVDHVESVTSLVWPVGQETIDLDFRKSAVKGDRPSVTESQEDSGSGDPHVKSPSSQVTRSGSEMDLRDFLDMETSTPSQTSSTSNITPLIPSTEKAISPDSAEIDHLLQVSRETVLQPPSSSGTDPRSPNMSEVSFKAGKSQGPALEKTSTVQGAQGGMTLVTEKPQEELSSTSIPHKGPLKPSEPPSDLPDIDYNERSDIEDHWRFPHFPGSPLAGGDSTKSIQDKLSPWLKTVQYEDFPPFDDNYFYSTPSSYADGYEDVGIEDDDEDDDIEEVDDDDDITARGVGDIPKTATLTPKIQTTVVDTEPTGRQDVFFHEELPPKFYPDIIRELTHTWSGTHENGTECRNGYVRRNNSCKSLCDIYPTYCYNGGQCYIVENTGAFCRCNTQDYIWHKGLRCESIITDFQVMCVAVGTAALVVLLLFMMTVFFAKKLYLLKTENYKLRKRNRYRTPSELHNDNFSLSTIAEGSHPNVRKLCDTPSKLSPHVRAMAYYDNVICQEDPNAPQKMQDLPKACLKDEEPFNIQNSLSPKHESGKGDPDIVDVNCVLNNLT